A single window of Magnetococcus marinus MC-1 DNA harbors:
- the lon gene encoding endopeptidase La, with product MSEQRSDEPEVVDAIIEDQQGAQATTDATPPVRIENSLPTELVIYPLGGRPFFPGMLTPIQVEGSPYYETIKKAMDSHGRLFGILASHAEDGQEVFDANQLFGIGTVVRILEASVNEEAKQIKLLAEGLWRFEVRDVVSVGPPIVAQVTHHNNPVSVVDTDALKPYTMAVINTLKEILKYDSLYQEQVKMFLSRHNFSEPDRLADFVASMTSSSREELQEVLETLPIMARLEKVLTLLKKELEVVKLQNKIQRQVEEGIAEHQRQFFLREQLKEIQKELGITKDDRTAEIDRFRERLEKLTLSEEAEQKIEEELDKLAILETGSSEYGVTRNYVDWLTSLPWGVHSTDKLNIARARRILDRDHDGLEDVKERILEFLAVGKLKGEIGGSIILLVGPPGVGKTSIGRSVATAVGREFYRFSVGGMRDEAEIKGHRRTYVGAMPGKFVQAIKHTKVANPLIMLDEVDKIGASYQGDPASALLEVLDPEQNSEFLDHYMDVRFDLSKVLFICTANQLDTIPRPLLDRMEVIRLSGYITSEKVRIARNHLLPKQLEKNGLDKSQLRVSNGALREIIEGYAREAGVRRLEQKIGAIARKVAVKVLEEAELPISVGQNDLDSYLGKPDFREEKPLTGVGIVTGLAWTALGGATLDIESAQTSTEGNTLLLTGQLGDVMKESARIAFSFLQSNVEKLGGKSERLKGNIHLHVPEGATPKDGPSAGITIATALLSLARTQPLPRRLAMTGEITLTGSVLAVGGVREKVIAARRVGIRELIIPEACRKDYDEVPEHIREGFTVHFVKKYAEVAKLVFG from the coding sequence ATGTCTGAACAGCGCAGCGACGAACCGGAAGTTGTGGATGCCATTATTGAGGATCAGCAGGGGGCTCAAGCCACCACTGACGCGACCCCACCGGTACGCATAGAAAACAGCTTGCCCACCGAGCTGGTAATCTACCCCTTGGGCGGACGCCCCTTCTTTCCCGGCATGTTAACCCCCATTCAGGTAGAGGGCTCCCCCTACTATGAGACCATCAAAAAAGCGATGGACTCCCACGGGCGGCTGTTCGGCATTCTCGCCAGTCACGCCGAGGATGGACAAGAGGTGTTTGACGCCAATCAACTGTTTGGCATCGGTACGGTGGTGCGCATTTTAGAAGCCTCCGTCAATGAGGAGGCTAAACAGATCAAGCTGCTGGCCGAGGGTCTCTGGCGCTTTGAGGTGCGGGATGTGGTGAGCGTGGGCCCCCCCATTGTGGCCCAAGTTACCCACCATAATAACCCGGTCTCGGTGGTGGATACCGACGCCCTTAAACCCTACACCATGGCGGTGATCAACACCCTTAAAGAGATTCTTAAATATGACTCGCTCTATCAGGAGCAGGTCAAAATGTTTCTTTCACGGCACAACTTTAGCGAACCGGATCGGTTGGCGGATTTTGTCGCTTCCATGACCTCCTCCAGCCGTGAAGAGCTGCAAGAGGTGTTGGAGACCCTGCCCATTATGGCGCGGTTGGAAAAGGTCTTGACCCTGCTCAAAAAAGAGCTGGAAGTGGTCAAACTACAAAACAAGATCCAGCGCCAGGTGGAAGAGGGTATCGCGGAACATCAGCGTCAATTTTTCCTGCGGGAGCAGCTCAAAGAGATCCAAAAGGAGCTGGGCATCACCAAAGATGACCGCACCGCCGAGATCGACCGTTTTCGCGAACGCTTGGAAAAACTCACCCTCTCCGAAGAGGCTGAGCAAAAAATTGAAGAGGAGCTGGATAAACTGGCCATCCTGGAAACCGGCTCTTCGGAATATGGCGTGACCCGTAACTATGTGGATTGGCTCACCAGCCTACCCTGGGGGGTACACTCCACCGACAAGCTGAATATTGCCCGAGCGCGGCGCATTCTGGACCGCGACCATGATGGTCTGGAGGATGTTAAAGAGCGCATTTTAGAGTTCCTGGCGGTGGGCAAACTCAAGGGTGAGATCGGCGGCTCTATCATTCTACTGGTGGGTCCGCCCGGGGTGGGCAAAACCTCCATTGGTCGCTCAGTAGCCACGGCGGTGGGGCGTGAATTTTATCGTTTCTCCGTAGGAGGCATGCGCGATGAGGCTGAAATCAAGGGGCACCGCCGCACCTATGTTGGGGCGATGCCGGGTAAATTTGTGCAGGCGATCAAACACACTAAGGTTGCCAACCCACTGATTATGCTTGATGAGGTGGATAAGATTGGGGCAAGCTATCAAGGTGATCCCGCTTCGGCACTGCTGGAGGTGCTGGACCCGGAGCAAAATTCCGAGTTTCTTGACCACTATATGGATGTGCGGTTTGATCTTTCCAAGGTACTGTTTATCTGCACCGCCAACCAGCTTGACACCATTCCCCGCCCCTTGCTCGACCGCATGGAGGTCATTCGTCTATCCGGCTATATTACTTCTGAGAAGGTGCGCATTGCGCGTAATCATCTGCTGCCAAAGCAGTTGGAAAAAAATGGCCTGGATAAAAGCCAGTTACGGGTCAGCAATGGTGCCCTGCGGGAGATCATTGAAGGCTATGCCCGTGAAGCGGGGGTGCGCCGTCTTGAGCAAAAGATTGGGGCCATTGCCCGCAAAGTGGCGGTGAAGGTGCTGGAGGAGGCTGAACTCCCCATCAGCGTGGGACAGAATGATCTGGATAGCTACCTGGGCAAGCCCGATTTCCGTGAAGAGAAACCTTTGACCGGGGTGGGTATTGTCACCGGTCTGGCCTGGACCGCCCTTGGCGGGGCGACCTTGGATATTGAGTCCGCCCAGACCAGCACCGAGGGTAATACCCTGTTGCTCACCGGCCAGCTTGGCGATGTGATGAAGGAGTCGGCCCGTATCGCCTTTAGCTTTTTACAATCCAATGTGGAAAAGTTGGGCGGCAAAAGTGAGCGGCTCAAGGGCAATATTCATCTGCACGTACCCGAAGGGGCCACCCCGAAAGATGGTCCTTCCGCCGGCATTACCATCGCCACCGCGCTGCTGAGTCTGGCACGCACCCAGCCCCTGCCCCGCCGTTTGGCCATGACCGGCGAGATCACCCTAACCGGCAGTGTACTGGCGGTAGGGGGGGTTCGTGAAAAGGTGATTGCCGCGCGCCGGGTGGGCATCCGCGAGCTGATTATCCCCGAGGCCTGCCGTAAAGATTATGATGAGGTGCCGGAACATATTCGTGAAGGTTTTACGGTACACTTTGTAAAAAAATATGCCGAAGTGGCTAAGCTGGTTTTTGGGTGA